A window of Hordeum vulgare subsp. vulgare chromosome 5H, MorexV3_pseudomolecules_assembly, whole genome shotgun sequence genomic DNA:
TTGAGCTTTTTGACCTATCTGGCACGGCTCAAAAGTTTTAAATGAATGCAAAAGATTATAACATTTTTGAAGAAAACTATTTGCTAAACAGGAAAGAGACCCATGACTAGCCTTTCCAAGCCGTCGATGCTAATGGAGAACGTTGTGGCCTTGTGGGGGCTAGATGATTCATTTTCCCTTGGACTTGATACTTGATTTGGCACATAGTCGATTCGTGAAGCAATATCTCTGACGGCTATATGGTTGATTGCTTTAGAGTTTAGAGAGATGATCAACTTGCTCTACCTGAAAGCATTAGATTCATAATTGAGATGCCAATATAGAATAGGAGGTACGGCTAAggtcctgtttggaaccactcagattatataatccagtttttataatctattatgtcttcgAACAAgacagattatggtgtagattataaaaactagatggacagattattaaaaactcacaatctactctatcccagctaaaatcagattatggattgctaatgacccattacccttgtaaagttggagataattacatttctGTCAGCGATACCCTTCTTTTTCTTCAAAAAACAAAAGGcggacaggtcattatgcaatgtaaaatctgaattacagtttatataatctgacctccaaacatgtccacctaaatATTATTTTAATAAACCAGATCATATAATCTATCTTtataatccagattattataatctattatggtttcaaacagggcctaacttgcaaaccccacatatttagaCCATTTTTGCCGAGAGAAGAAAATGATACTAAATCCTACATTTATTTTATGCTAGTAATGTGATAAGCAAGCAGTACATGCATATTGAGAAcgtatatataggtgaaagattaTCGTCGTGGTTTTCCAATTTGAGAAAGACTTATTTGCTTGTCGTCACCGTGATCAGATATTCAGATGTCGTGACATTTGGTTGGCGCGAAGGAGAACTTTTGGTTGTGGACATCAAAGAGGACGTGCATGTTCTGCTGCTGGACGTTGCCGATGATGGAGATGGGCGCGCCGAGGTCCTCCGGCGACCTGGCCACCGCGAGGCACATCAGCCCGGCTCTCGGCTCCTGGAAGTAGTTATCCCGGGGCAGCGCCATGGCCGCGCCGCCGTCGAAGTGGAGCACGAGCGGCGGCGTCTTGACTGCGGCCATCGCCACGCCGCTCGGCACCGCGAAGCACAGCTCGTAGTCCTCGACGGTCCCGTTAAACACCGGGAGCTTCACCGCCTCCAGCACGGCCTTCTTCACGGCGTCGAACGCCTTCCCCGCGAGGTGCGCCATGGTGCTGCCCGAGTCGACGATGGTGCCGCCGGTGCCGTCGGGGTTTATCGCGAGGCTTGCCGCCGGCACGCGCAGCCGCTTGGTCCCGAGCGAGAGCCCGACCAGCGGCACGTAGTAGTAGAAGGTGTCCATTGCTGGGTTCCTCAGGATGGCGGTGGTCTGGATCGGCCCCGTCGTGTTGTACTTGCGCAGGTCGGCCATGGCGCCGAAGAGCATCGGGCTGGTCTTGCGCTCGGCGAATGGGGTGAGGCAGTAGGAGAACCTTGGCACGGACAGCTGGGATATGAGTGACATGGTCCCCGGACTGAGGCCCATGAGGCCGGAGGCGCCGACGAGGCTCCCCGCCGAGAGCGCGCCGCACCCGAAGCCGAGGCGGAGGGAGACCTTGCCGAAGGTGAAGGTGTCGGACGCGAGGATGCCGTCCGCCTCGGCGCTGCCGTAGAGCTCGTCGTACATGCACCGGTTCCCGGTGCAGTTCTTGCCGCTGAACTGGCCGTCCTGGCACAGCCTGCTGCTgcaggggaggaaggagaaggaggacgacttGCGGGGATCGTAGAGCGGCGGCTCGCGCTGCGTCGCCGTGCGGCCGCGGGACAGCTCGCACTGCGTCCAGATGAGGTCGCTGCCCGTGTCGACGATGAGCGTGCGCGGCTGCGGCGGCGTGCCGACGCCCACGGTCAGCGAGTGGCCCTCGTCGCCGAGCGGGGCGAGCGGCACATTAGCTGTTGAGATGTCTCCGACTTTGCCGAGGGCGCGCGCGAGCCTTGCGGTGATCCTCGCCGCGCGGGCCTTGCTGGCGCGGGCGGCGTGGGCAGTGACATGGTCCGTGGAGAGCGAGCTGCCGGCGTAGGGGTGGCTAAGGTCCGCTCGGAAGTCCACAGAGCCGCGGGCGGTAGCGAGGGTGCAGAGAAGCGGGAggaagagatgaagaatggcCGCCATTATTCTCGTTGGAGGCCTCGGAGGAGCTCAGACTAGGACGGGCTTTAGTGAGGTCTGAGGTGCTAATCCACACGGTGGTTGGGTGGTCGCGTCCATTCCGTCGTCTTTGATTCTCATGATGGTCCAAACATTTGGTCAGTTCCTGAGTGTTGGACGGTACAAGGTGCCTATCGCCGTGGAAAGCATCGGCGCGGTGGTGCCTGAAGAGTGGCACGCACATTTTTTATTccaaaatagtactccctccgtttctaaatataagtcttttaagcgatttcattatatgtctacatacggagtaaaatgattgaatctacgctctaaagtatgtctatatacatccgtatgtagtccactagtgaaatctctacaaagacttatatttaggaacggagggagtaatacttAATATTGCACGTGTGTGTGGTCGCGAGCGCACGCACTACACAACAAGAATCGGAGACCATCCGAACCCCCTTTCCCTTGTCTCCCTTTTAGTCCAAGTAGTGAggtggcaaagaagaaaaaggacgcCGACGTCGATGCTCGGAGGTCGAGGAGAAAGCTGTGCACCGGTCCGTCGAAATAGAGCAACAACGTCATAACCTCCTAAGACAACATCCGCGGAGACACAACAACGGCCATCtcccccacctcctctctttctcaCCTTGTCTCCCACCCCCTCATCCTTTTTTCACCAGGAGAGTGAGAGGAAGATCGACCAGGTCCATATCTTTAAAAAAAAAGGAGGTTAATCCTTCGGTCTCTACATCAATTGATGCATGCAGCAATCTGTCAGGTCCATATCTGTCATGGTCCCAGCCACGTGTACCTCCGTGCTTAGCGACATGCCATGCAGGTTTCTCTACTCCGACCATAGTGTCATGGAGCAAGTTAAGgtacccccctctctctcttccccTCTGTTCGCTTGGATTTGACATCCCTCACCTTGCCTTCTCTTCCTATCCAACACATATATAAGAGCAGATCCCTGCAACTATCCTTCTCTCGGGGCATCCACAATGTAGTGCTTTGCTGCCTTTAAAGACCGCCTCTAAGATTTTAAAACCGGCGCCATACACTACACATCCAGCCTCTAAACTAAAAAACGTTGGAGTCACCTCTATGCTAAGAGgctactgttagagcatatatctccatatgtggttttggtaattaatgacaattcctacggactaatggttgccttaagttatatttaatggatttgtccataggcacttcttgaagtccatttgttgggttcaaggagtttatatgatgaccaaggtggtattcaaggtattatccaaataatggtcatagagacacaaggttgatcaagatcccagacaaagagtaaatcaagatgatcaacacacaaagcgtacaagatgtaccgagagggatcaagtgatcccattgtatggtaagcattgtccattacgtgtttgtgtactaacccatggtcttcatgagagttctatgtgggggttaggtgtgtttccatgggcttgcgtcaaagggaagatctcatacaacccataaagtatgacgtcaagttgtgatcgtcatcaagattgcgatgtgcaagttcaagcggatcagcacgaagatatcatgcttgaagcttgccgtccgttgtggtggcaatggacttgtgaagatatgctgaagagtggctcacccatagtgagtatgggggagcaatcaactagtcttcatcaagccaacacaatcaagaaaggtggtccatcttgaggaagccaagatcatcatcatctagctcaagaggacgaggtgcaaggtataggtttgcccttgataggttttctgtttaggatagattgctgtactatccaggggggctctcaagtgagtagcttgatcgtatcattcgttgagagctcaaaccatttgcatccttgcatcatacttcttggttcttgtttggtgtttctctttgtgagttttagagcttatggtcatcttcgtgacaagctcgagttcatcgaaaacagagtccatatgcatctactatgatgttttcgatgttggagtttttgccggttcttcattcatagaggactcacatctctatatcattggcattttcatatctgcatggtcttaagatttccagacgttgtttggatagctcttgtcgtcctgaatccaacaagcttgggtttgctcgattcagagctcgtatgcgaaagttatggctgtttcagtggcgagcggtagtaccgctggacctagcggtagtaccgctagagttggcggtagtaccgctagagttggcggtagtaccgctggccctagcggtagtaccgctggctggcggtagtactatTGGTGAacttagcataaattcaaaattttcctacgcatattcagatcttcctatggagagaccagcaacgagagaggggtaagagcatcttcatacctatgaagatcgctaagcggaagcgttgctagaacgcggttgatggagtcgtactcgcagcgattccgatctagtgccgaactacgacacctccgcgttcaacacacgtgcagctcggtgacgtctcccgcaccttgatccagcaaggaggagagagaggttggggaagaactccagcagcacgacggcgtggtgtcgatggagagacgaggtctcccagcagggcttcgccaagcaccggctgagaggaggagaaagaagagcagggctgtgccgagggagagggaaaagtctaatctccaatggccaaaagtgcccactatatatagggggaggggagagggggtgccacccctaagggttcccaccctagggggtgcggcagccccccatatgggaggtgcggcagccagaggggggaggagggggtggcgcaccaactggtgggccttaggcccacctggcttagggtttgccccccttttctctcccttgcgcaatgggctgagtggggaggcgcaccagcccacctaggggctggttcccacccccgcttggcccaccttacctcccggggtcgtttccccccttcggtggtcccccggggccacctctggtggtcccggtggtcccggtacgttactcgtgatgcccgaaacacttccggtatctgaaaccatccgtcatatatatcaatctttacctccggaccattccggagctcctcgtgacgtccgggatctcatccgggactccgaacaactttcggtaacctcgtataataattccctataaccctagcgtcatcgaaccttaagtgtgtagaccctacgggttcgggagacaggtagacatgaccgagacacctctctggccaataaccatcagcggggtctggatacccatggtggctcccacttgctccacgatgatctcatcggatgaaccacgatgtcaaggattcaatcaatcccgtatacgattccctttgtctgtcggtatagaacttgcccgagattcgatcgtcggtatacctataccttgttcaatctcgttac
This region includes:
- the LOC123399005 gene encoding aspartic proteinase nepenthesin-1-like; the protein is MAAILHLFLPLLCTLATARGSVDFRADLSHPYAGSSLSTDHVTAHAARASKARAARITARLARALGKVGDISTANVPLAPLGDEGHSLTVGVGTPPQPRTLIVDTGSDLIWTQCELSRGRTATQREPPLYDPRKSSSFSFLPCSSRLCQDGQFSGKNCTGNRCMYDELYGSAEADGILASDTFTFGKVSLRLGFGCGALSAGSLVGASGLMGLSPGTMSLISQLSVPRFSYCLTPFAERKTSPMLFGAMADLRKYNTTGPIQTTAILRNPAMDTFYYYVPLVGLSLGTKRLRVPAASLAINPDGTGGTIVDSGSTMAHLAGKAFDAVKKAVLEAVKLPVFNGTVEDYELCFAVPSGVAMAAVKTPPLVLHFDGGAAMALPRDNYFQEPRAGLMCLAVARSPEDLGAPISIIGNVQQQNMHVLFDVHNQKFSFAPTKCHDI